CGAGCGATGTGCTCTCCATCGATCTAGCACCTTTCTGATCAACCTTAGCTGGCGTGCAGAAAAGACGACAGGTTCGAAGTCCAATCCGACTACGTCGTTGTCGCCTCTAGCTCGGGCTTCGATGAGCCGTTTCATTTGCGTGCGGACGAGCCGCAGCTGGTGCTCCATATGCTCCTTCTCGATTTTGAGATCTTCGGCTTCGTTAGTCTCTCCTCCAATTTCCTGCAGCCTATTTTCTAACTGATCTTGAACCTCTTTGAGATCGCCATCGACTGCTGGACTTCCAGTGTAACTCGGTCCCGCATACAGGCTAGTGTCATCCGTATTAGCATCGCTAGTTTGTGGTCTGCTAGTTTCACTCCAGATGTCGTCAACTTGACTCAGACTACTCTCCGGACGAGCTTTCGAATTATGATCTCGCAGAGTCTTGACTTTCGTGATTTTCTCGAATAGTTTATTCAAGTCCTCATCAGGAAGGTTGTCAAGAGCAGGGTCCAAACCCAGTTTTGCGAAGGCCGCTTCACGCTTCGCAAAGTTCCAATCGACGTCGAATTGTTCATCAGTCGAGGATGTGGGTGATTGTGGGCGCGGTGAATTCTCGCTGTCAATGTCGCCAGCGGAGACGCTTAGGTGCATATTTGTTTTCATGGTAGCCCTATCCCGCTGCCTACGCACTTCCTCTGGATTATTGAACCTGAATACATGATTATCCCCTGCAAGCCAAAGTGTCAGAATCGAGGTTCAAGCCTTGTAAGGTCAATTTCGTATACGGACCGAGAATGATCCGGAACCCAGAGCGAAGCTTATGAGGCTGAGCAACGAAAGAAATGAATAcgttttttccttcttccatattttgtTTATGCGCTTACTTGTCCTGGCTCAAGCTGCTTGCCATTTAAAAACTGCAAACGATATGAAGTATCAATCATACTTTCGTGCAGATTGTAAAGGAAGATCTTACTGTAACGCTGTTTGGCATGCACACGATCGTAACCTTGCCTTCTGTGTTCTCGAAATAGCAGTGCTCCTCGAGGATGTTATCTCCACTCAGCCGAATTGCGGCAGGGAGTTCACTATCAAGTCGGCCAATCTACATAAAGCAGCATCAGagtcaaaagaaagaaacgcaAATCAGGTGTCGTGCCGTAAGGAAAACGCAAGTCTGCAAGGAAGGGATACGTACCATAGTCTTTCCTGGTTTAAGCTGGTAGATTAAGCACTCGCTCATAAGTGGATCTTGGAGCAAAGTGAGTCAGTTAACATCGGGATTGCCGGAGAGCAGTCTTTTGCGACTGCAGCGGCGTGGGCGTACCTTCATTCTACACAATATTAATAGTTAATTTAGATTATTGACACCGCAAACACGCAATGAAACATAACGCAATACGCACTAAATTAACAAGATGAGGCATCTAATATCCCGGGTTATTAGTCGTTGGCACTTATTGATGAAACTCCAGTAAAATGACCCGGACTCACCTTCTTTGGTGTATGGACACCGACGAGATTCTTTTCCACCGTAATGCCCAGTTCCTCGAGAGCCTTCTCCCGTTCCTTCTGCACCTCTTGAGTTCTTTGCAGTTTCTCTTCCCAAGTCTCATTCAAACTCTCCATAAGTTTCTCGCTCGCCTCCATTTGCTCCTGGAGCTCTGCTTTCGTGACTGTCTTGATCCGACCGTCCTTTGTTTGGTATGTtactttttgcttttctggAGGTACACTAGGATCGTATGTAGATTCCGAAGTTGCACCGGCAACGCGCGCTATTATTTGATAGCAAGAAACAAGGAAAGAAGATAAAAACGGTCGGCATCGTACGgatagttttttttttttgcaagtgCGTTGAAATCGTACCTTTCAGCATCTCGAGCTCTTCTTTGAGTTCACGCACGAGCTTCGCGTTCGGATCCTCGTTCACCACCGCCTTGTTCTTGATCTTCTTCGCCTGATCGGCATACCGCAGCGTACTCAATGTTTCCTCGTAATCAGCTGGTGCGATGGCCGCAATCATAGCCGTCTTCGAATTACCACCAAGACTGTCCTTGAGCAGCCAGGTGAGTACCTGAGGAGACGAAGCAAAGACACAGATTCCAGTACGTCAGCGATCAGACAAGGGAccgaaagaaaagaaagaaaagagatagTTGCGACAATCACGCACGGAATCGCGATAAGGGACGAAGTCCTCCGCTTTGCCCTTCTTGCCCTTCTTGCCTTCGTTCTGGCTCGCCATCGCCAGCGACGAGATGACCTTACCGAGAGTGGTCAGCGACTTATTGATATTGGCACCCTCTTTTAGCCGCTGGCCCGTCGCGCCCGTTGAGTTTGCGCGTTCAGATCCTGCCAGATCGACCAGGCTAGGAAGAGACAAAAATGGTTGAAGCGCGTTAATTGAGGTGCATGTGGTTGGTGAAAACTCGTGCAGCGATACTCACCTGATGCGCGAGACTTTCTCTGTCTCTAAGTTTGTGGCCTCATCTCGTTTTTTCATCGTCAGAAGAAGCGTAAATACGGCATGAGAACGGGAGGAACTgaacgaaaagaaagaaatggtgCAAGAGTGCCATGCAAATATGAGAATCAGAAAGTTGGTTCTGCAAAGAGAAACGTACGTTTCGTTCATGTTTGTTGCGGCCACCGTACGTGCCTTATTACCCTCGTCCATGAGGGTCATCATTTCATCGTAACTTCCAACGACCAACTTGCTCAGATCCTCGACGTAAGGTCCTAAGCTCGGATGCTCACGAACCCTGAGGTTTCCTGTGTTCTTTGGATTGAGCAAGTCCCGTACTTTCTCGTTGTAGATCTAGGGGTTGTAAcggttatttttagacgtGAATAAACGGGGTGCATCTGCGCACTTCGATATATGAAACTTCAACAGTGAAGTTGAGATTTGGGTCATCCGCTTTCTTGTTGTTCACTCGTTCGAACAATTCAGAGCATGTGAGCGGAATTATCCCCTTGTCGGCACCGTCTAAAGGTAATAGGAGGTTGTGAACATTGCAGATGGTGAAACAATTGTCGACTTACACCCCATCATACTAATTCCTTGATCAATCAGCGTCTATAAACCAATTAAGCTCTATACGTGCTCACCTGTAAGATTTTCCAGACCCTGAGTGCAGCACTCTGTTTTAGTCCCAACATGCAACGCTGACTGATGGGGAGGACATACCAGTTTGACCATCTTGAGTCAATTCGTGACAGTCAGTACAGCAGTACAGCATGAAAAAGTACCACTTACAAGCAAGAATGCAAGCATTAAACCCAGAAAATCCATGATCTAAAAGTTCCTTTCCCAAGTCGTCGTACAGAGTCTGTTGTGAGCAATACCCAGGATCGTCTCGAGGACCAGCTGACCAGTAACTCTTGTCAAAGCTAAAGGCCATAGATTTGCGTTCCGTCGCTCGTTTAGAGTCCTGGGCGGAGCCTGCTTCAGGAGGGTCGATGATAGTTTGGTTTCCCTGCATTCGAATAAGGCACTTTGCTCCACGAGCCAGCTCTGCATGAATTAACAACAAAAAAGCGACAGGGCAGATAATTCCCAGAGGCGAATAAAGAGATAAGTTTGAGTGAGATTTAACGTGTGCCAGAGCAACCTTTGCGCACCTCGAGAATTGAGTGGTCGACATCGCACCACGACCTTGATGTTCCCAGAATCCCCTGCTTCTGCCATTGTTCAATCAATGCCCGAGAGCCAGCACAGTGCTCGCAAGCGAGTGGGGGTACGGAGAAAAGGCTGGAGAACGGACTTGGGTTTACGGAGAAAAGAGTCGATAGGTTGATGTGGTGAAATTACAAGGAGCGGGACGCGAGCTTGACAACTGTAACTCACGCGTAACGCGCTGATTAGGAAATCTCATAAAAAGATCATCACATGCCCGAACTTCGAAGACTCTAACATTAGTAGGTAGTAGATTCAAAGCAAAATGTATTCAGAGAAAATTCTATGTTAGTTTATGCTAGTGCATGCTTTGTACATACGACGCGTGCAAGGCAAACGTTTTTCTCAACATTGACAAATAAAATGTCATTGTTGCTAAAAAATTGCTCGTGTTCGACGATCCATTTAACGATAAATTTACCGAGTAATCACCTGTGTATCTGTATGTTAACAAAGAAAATCCTTCGCACACCATAAATAATTAACTCGACATACCACTGATCATCGGATACAGCTATTCAGTATTG
The sequence above is a segment of the Psilocybe cubensis strain MGC-MH-2018 chromosome 4, whole genome shotgun sequence genome. Coding sequences within it:
- a CDS encoding Kinesin-like protein (Kinesin-like protein unc-104), with amino-acid sequence MAEAGDSGNIKVVVRCRPLNSRELARGAKCLIRMQGNQTIIDPPEAGSAQDSKRATERKSMAFSFDKSYWSAGPRDDPGYCSQQTLYDDLGKELLDHGFSGFNACILAYGADKGIIPLTCSELFERVNNKKADDPNLNFTVEVSYIEIYNEKVRDLLNPKNTGNLRVREHPSLGPYVEDLSKLVVGSYDEMMTLMDEGNKARTVAATNMNETSSRSHAVFTLLLTMKKRDEATNLETEKVSRISLVDLAGSERANSTGATGQRLKEGANINKSLTTLGKVISSLAMASQNEGKKGKKGKAEDFVPYRDSVLTWLLKDSLGGNSKTAMIAAIAPADYEETLSTLRYADQAKKIKNKAVVNEDPNAKLVRELKEELEMLKARVAGATSESTYDPSVPPEKQKVTYQTKDGRIKTVTKAELQEQMEASEKLMESLNETWEEKLQRTQEVQKEREKALEELGITVEKNLVGVHTPKKMPHLVNLNEDPLMSECLIYQLKPGKTMIGRLDSELPAAIRLSGDNILEEHCYFENTEGKVTIVCMPNSVTFLNGKQLEPGQPHKLRSGFRIILGDNHVFRFNNPEEVRRQRDRATMKTNMHLSVSAGDIDSENSPRPQSPTSSTDEQFDVDWNFAKREAAFAKLGLDPALDNLPDEDLNKLFEKITKVKTLRDHNSKARPESSLSQVDDIWSETSRPQTSDANTDDTSLYAGPSYTGSPAVDGDLKEVQDQLENRLQEIGGETNEAEDLKIEKEHMEHQLRLVRTQMKRLIEARARGDNDVVGLDFEPVVFSARQLRLIRKVLDRWRAHRSFSMAEIILTNAVMIKEANVISKELRKEVSYNFTIASGGSLAAPTSAVDTIAGLGEFGDVADPILASATQPSVAVKVLDKRHNAIYAWSLDRMQQQMQRMRNLTTYIDRPSYTQHFSSDEPFFDSPPPEYSFIGNALISLATLSRKLSSTSTVPIFCRYTSEAIGSCRVDIKIVNVVLSSKYHSSPPTRSSSPAPGTVPPGSKLTFFLTIDQVRGLSSHDFRGVHLQVRLSSFVGTSVTAEEVFPSPALDMDVSSLSELKFRRNFSVITTSRVLNHLRQGYAPIEFFAALKPTYLERMERWDELREQKQFIRPNSTSPSPEPRPATLPLMRRSETDFVVEQVHDVVAWLQICELGPEGSYIPVPVLSQGNLDPGVFSLHQGLQRRIVISLSSNSGQQLPWQEFTKVRIGNVRLLDAKGRIHDSSSKALVTLPLLQDQIVEFKPDGSGTLTGEALWDSSVHDSVLLNRVTASNQRVMVQITWAIAVEICSDPVQFSMDIAVAMQTRDAGPPSKILTFFGSSKILSKTSTLFTVRLSPPLTRSAKDLWRLDTSEKYVRGEESLGIWKPRGISVVEDYSRLITTERRAADVQAIRVILTASPPKPIAQDTLAWRANDLLRKSVSLWQKQFGHRGKIILSQDPADPEENGTSKQTPDRPVPDGLKLTSETKVVPRSDGSTKKGHLMILTDASQDIWERKWFVLKRPYLHIFAHSNELEETGIISLTGVNVESDPHKESLLGKPNSFTLFTSSNSHALAAPTPKELQSWITKLDPTRLPQT